The sequence TGGACGCCGTCCGCCTCAACACCAGGGTCCTCCGCGTCGCCATGGCGCCTCCTCAATGTGtcgcccccgccgtcgccggcggcgagcggaaaTGGGTGGTCACGTCCGTACGCGTCGGCGAGCGCGACGACACGGGTGTTGAAGAAGAGGTGTTCgacgccgtcgtggtcgccacCGGGCACTACTCGCAGCCCAGCCTGCCAACCATCAAAGGAATggaggcgtggaggcggcggcagctgcacaGCCACTCGTACCGGCTGCCGGAGCCGTTCCGCGACGAGGTGCTCACGGCCACACATTTCTAATCACCTTGGATGCTCGCTCTGCCGCCACCAACCATGTCAGTAATGGTAACCTTGTATTGTCTTGTGTGCTCCATGTCTGCATCTGCGTGAAGGTGGTTGTCATGGTGGGCTGCGGCGACAGCGGCAAGGACATCGCGCTGGACCTCATCAGCGTCGCCAAGGAGGTGCACCTCACGGCCAAGTCGACGGAGGAGGCCACGACGCCGGCTTTGTCCAAGCTGCTCGCCAAGTACGCCAACCTCCACCTGAGGCCACGGGTCGAACACCTGTGCGAGGACGGGACGGTGGTGTTCGTCGACGGCtcgcgcgtcgtcgccgacaCCGTCATGTACTGCACCGGGTACGTCTACTCGTTCCCGTTCCTGGACACGGACGGGGTGGTCACCGTCGACGACAACCGCGTCGGGCCGCTGTTCGAGCACGTGTTcccgccggcgctggcgccgtcgctgtcgttcGTCGGCGTCCCGAGGAAGGTGCCGGCGCCATGGTTCTTCGAGGCGCAGGGGAAGTGGGTGGCGCAGGTGCTGTCCGGGAGGAGGAcgctgccgccggtggaggAGATGCTGCGCGCCGTCGACGAGCACTACCGCGCCAGGGCGGCCGCCGGCCTGCCGGTCAAGTACACGCACGAGCTCGGCGGCATCGAGCCTCAGGTACAGAGAAGCTAATATAAAACGGATCTCGAATTGTTCTTGATCGATGATTAATCTTGTTTAATTTGTTGAATGATTGATTTGGCGCGCCATGGATGAGCAGAAGTACATCGAGTTCGGGGAGAAGTATTGCGGGTTCCCGCGCTACGAGGATTGGAAGAGGGAGATGATCGTGTCCGCCATCAGGaggagggacgacgacgacatggagaCATTCCGCGACCGTGTCGACGACGACAGTGACCATGCCCGGGTCTGCCTCAAGAGTTGGCACTGCTCATCAACTGCTCGACATCAAGCCTCTGTTGCTGTTTCTGCTGCTGAtggccatcttcctcctcctcgtcttgcACAaacggccatggccatggctacTGATGCTCTGTAGCTGTCAAGTACAAACAGCAGTGCAGTGATAAGGGGCGTGTGGTTTTAACCTCGAGGTTACGTGTTCAATCACCAACACGTttacaatttcttcttaaaaaaaatgtttggaggaaCGTCTCTCTCTAAATCTCGTTTTTATTTGTAAGTCTAAACTGAACATGTTCAGGTTCAGATTCATGTTCAGGCCATGGCTGAATTTGAGTCACCCAGATGTTACAAAATTTCAGGCCATTAAGTTTTCAGGAAGAACATTGGCAAAGGATAAACAAGTACTTTTGGCATCCCATCAGTCATCACTGCTGATGAATAAGGCAgcattgcttcttttttttttttttgggtaagaCTCTTATTATGTGAACATAATGCTCTCTGAGGATAAACAGCTAAGCACACGGGAAGTTGAAAAAGCATTTTATGAACTTAGATGCATGGCAAGTTTGTGTTCAGAGTTTCAGCATTTTGCTGACTTCTGCATGACTTCTAATCTGGTGAAAACATTAGATTAACTTTGTGCAGAAAGCTCAGTGAAAAAACTGAGCCTCCAGCCtatgtcacaactcacaaagCTTTTCTGACCCAATGAAAATCTCTAATATACTAGAATTATAGTACTTCATTAGACAGTGTGTGCACTGCAGTACAAGACTTAGCTTGTGCAGATGTAAGACATCGGGTTCTGATTTCCCTCACCGAACACAAAGTTGGCTAATATCACCCAGACACACGTACACAAAGAAAATAATTGGAACTCAACAATTTTCTTCTCCAATGCATCAGATTACTCGGAAGAAGAGGTAGACGACGTCGCGTCCGGCTCCGGCGCGGCGACGACATGGACGGCGAGGCGGAAGGAGAGGTAGGCGTCGACGCAGGCGTACTGCACCTGCTCCTTGCTCAGCCTGCGCGCGTCCCACCTGCTCGTCCCGACCTCCCTCGGCTTCGTCGTCACCCCGTCCCACCCGAGGTGCTCCTCCGCCATGCGCTGCATCGATGTGTTCCCCATGCCGGCCAGCGACCGCAGCTCCACCGTGCGCGCCACCTCCAGCCCGTGGTGTTCCTCCAGCTTGCGGCAGTCGGACCGCACGCCGTAGCCGACGAACACGACGCGCTCGTCGGCCAGGAACCGCCGGagcgcggcggggacggcggcgtcggcgtcggcgtcggcgcgcgcGAGCTGGAGCACCAGGCACCGGTGCCCCGCGCACAGCTGCAGCGTGCCCGGCCGGACCGTGGCGCGGCGGAACGGCGGCGTCCACTGCACCCCCATGCCGACGGTGGCCACGCCGTtggcgcggaggcgggggcCGAGGCGCCACCGCGTGGCGTGCACCCACcggcgcgccgcgcccgcgtGTGCGGTCACCGTGGCGACGACCTTGCGGCGGCCGACGCGCACCACGTACTCGTCGTGCGTGCGCgtggagcggcggaggcgagtgGACACGGCGGTGACCATGATGACGCGTCGCCGGCGTGTCGAGCAGGGAGACGGCAGCTTTCAAAGTTGAAATCACACACCGGATTGGATCCAAAATTCCGGGAAATTTACGGTTTCTGTGAAACGTCTATATAACTTGAAATTTGCAAAGACAATTATACATTTTCTCGGTGCGTGTTAAGGCACGATTACAACGCTATTTAATTGcgataaaattaaattaattgtgaCTAACTGACTATGATTATGTGTTGGTGCAATGTACGAATGTGTAACAAAGCTAACACTTGGCActctattttctattttccaTATATAAGACATACTTGTACATACGATTGCCTTACAAAAGTCAGTTACATACTGACATTAGTACTTTATACATGACACATTTCTATGAACTTattaaaaattagtaaaaaTATGGTACATTATGGTGTTCACGGACTATCATTAGGATGGCTATATATGTAGGGGATATGTAGAGATTGTTGCCTCAACATCAATACTGTTGTACCGTTTGAAATGCTGCTTTCTTCCCTTAATAAAACCGGCTGGCGTTTCCTTTTGCCGAcatggcaaaaaaaattgctatatatttatcgataaattttcttctaaaaatttgaacACAGTGTGATTACATTATAATTTGCAAATAATACAAtgtaatttatatgtaactttcacataattttaaacCATTCGATTTGCTTTAAAATTTTTGCAAgggagatagaaaaaaaatcacaacacacACATGTGAGGGGATTCGGTCCTATTACCTCTGTTTCACGAAAATAATGTCACCtaggaattttaaaagttatatacaagttgcactatatttacatgc is a genomic window of Oryza glaberrima chromosome 7, OglaRS2, whole genome shotgun sequence containing:
- the LOC127779229 gene encoding 3'-5' exonuclease-like; translated protein: MVTAVSTRLRRSTRTHDEYVVRVGRRKVVATVTAHAGAARRWVHATRWRLGPRLRANGVATVGMGVQWTPPFRRATVRPGTLQLCAGHRCLVLQLARADADADAAVPAALRRFLADERVVFVGYGVRSDCRKLEEHHGLEVARTVELRSLAGMGNTSMQRMAEEHLGWDGVTTKPREVGTSRWDARRLSKEQVQYACVDAYLSFRLAVHVVAAPEPDATSSTSSSE
- the LOC127780105 gene encoding flavin-containing monooxygenase FMO GS-OX-like 9 translates to MVSDHDDGKPPAKWKKVCVVGAGMAGLAATRELRREGHAVTVLEQAGDVGGQWLYDPRTDDPLGASMAPVRVHSSMYASLRLISPRETMGFTDFPFLPVDGGGGGGGRDPRRFPGHREVLLYLKDFCDAFGLMDAVRLNTRVLRVAMAPPQCVAPAVAGGERKWVVTSVRVGERDDTGVEEEVFDAVVVATGHYSQPSLPTIKGMEAWRRRQLHSHSYRLPEPFRDEVVVMVGCGDSGKDIALDLISVAKEVHLTAKSTEEATTPALSKLLAKYANLHLRPRVEHLCEDGTVVFVDGSRVVADTVMYCTGYVYSFPFLDTDGVVTVDDNRVGPLFEHVFPPALAPSLSFVGVPRKVPAPWFFEAQGKWVAQVLSGRRTLPPVEEMLRAVDEHYRARAAAGLPVKYTHELGGIEPQKYIEFGEKYCGFPRYEDWKREMIVSAIRRRDDDDMETFRDRVDDDSDHARVCLKSWHCSSTARHQASVAVSAADGHLPPPRLAQTAMAMATDAL